A genomic region of Parambassis ranga chromosome 7, fParRan2.1, whole genome shotgun sequence contains the following coding sequences:
- the abt1 gene encoding activator of basal transcription 1 produces the protein MEEREEDAAADTQAGQGGCDGDEDQNVEEAAGEKIKTSCTDRKSVPGIIYLGHIPPRLRPKHLRNMLAVYGEIGRIFLQPEDNQVRRKKKKSGLRRCDFTEGWVEFRDKRVAKRVAASLHNTPMGTRKHQRFFSDLWCIKYLHRFQWTHLSERLAYEQTVLQQRLRTEVSQAKRETNFYLNNVEKSTKMDKLRQKRLRDGTQVDEKTWDFTQRHTEDEIQKKKKDYITQKHQDKAHLIQQRSQSNVSLLAKIFNSNQSK, from the exons atggaggaaagagaggaggacgCAGCTGCAGACACGCAGGCTGGACAGGGTGGATGTGATGGGGACGAAGACCAGAATGTTGAAGAAGCGGCTGGAGAAAAGATCAAGACTTCCTGTACGGACAGGAAGAGCGTTCCAGGTATCATCTACCTGGGTCATATTCCTCCGAGGCTTCGCCCCAAACACCTGAGGAACATGCTGGCAGTGTACGGAGAGATTGGACGCATATTTCTACAGCCAGAag ATAATCAGGTGagacggaagaagaagaagtcggGGTTGCGGCGGTGTGACTTCACTGAAGGATGGGTGGAGTTCAGAGACAAACGGGTGGCAAAGAGAGTGGCAGCATCGCTCCACAACACACCAATGGGAACCAGGAAGCACCAACGATTCTTCTCAGACCTGTGGTGCATCAAG tacCTGCACCGGTTCCAGTGGACTCACCTGAGCGAGCGGCTAGCCTACGAGCAGACggtgctgcagcagagactCCGGACTGAAGTTTCTCAggcaaagagagaaacaaacttTTACCTGAACAATGTGGAGAAGAGCACCAAAATGGACAAGCTGAGGCAGAAGAGGCTGAGAGACGGCACACAG GTGGATGAGAAGACGTGGGACTTCACTCAGCGCCACACTGAGGACGAGattcagaagaaaaagaaagactaCATTACCCAAAAACACCAGGACAAAGCCCACCTCATACAGCAGAGGAGCCAATCAAATGTCTCACTGCTGGCCAAGATTTTCAACTCCAACCAATCAAAGTGA
- the rad51c gene encoding DNA repair protein RAD51 homolog 3: protein MGYFTAGNNKAMLLLVSCVAMCDSYFEKVRAELYLQGMLGHWSRRDVWSCRQQLAGQMQRPVSSLSLSPSVKVKLAGAGFQFTAELLQFTPAQLRAETALSQEEALEVLQAVRTGGGEEGAGAPLTALELLLQEEDFQSIMTFSSQLDDALGGGLPVGRMTEICGAPGVGKTQLCLQLSVNVQVPQCFGGLEGQVIYIDTEGSFLLQRVVDIADAAVRHCSLLVEDDEQRAAVTTFSVETVLSNIFLVRCRDYVELLAELHLLPGFLLEHPRVRLLVIDSVAFPFRQLFDELSQRTRLLNSLAQQLIAIATTHHVGVVITNQMTTRVRGSQSQLVPALGESWGHASSIRLLLHWQGCQQLATILKSPGHMEADIQYQITSAGFRDTSQSEQPQSKRPRTHSDQSAATQRDTSC, encoded by the exons atgggTTACTTTACAGCAGGGAACAACAAAGCAATGTTACTTCTGGTGTCTTGTGTGGCTATGTGtgactcttattttgaaaaggtcAGAGCGGAACTGTACTTGCAGGGCATGCTGGGACATTGGTCGCGGCGGGATGTTTGGAGCTGTCGGCAGCAGCTAGCAGGGCAGATGCAGAGGCCGGTTTCCAGTTTGTCTCTGAGCCCCAGTGTGAAGGTGAAGCTGGCCGGCGCTGGTTTCCAGTTCACCGCAGAGCTGTTGCAGTTCACCCCGGCACAGCTCCGCGCAG AGACTGCTCTCTCCCAGGAGGAGGCGCTGGAGGTGCTGCAGGCTGTGAGGACAGGCGGGggagaagaaggagcaggagcacCTCTGACTGCTCTGGAGCTCCTGCTTCAGGAGGAGGACTTTCAGAGCATCATGACGTTCTCCTCTCAGCTGGATGATGCTCTCGGaggaggacttcctgttgggaGAATGACGGAAATCTGTGGTGCTCCAGGAGTTGGAAAAACACAGCTGTG CTTGCAGCTGTCGGTGAATGTGCAGGTGCCTCAGTGCTTTGGGGGGCTTGAAGGTCAGGTGATCTACATCGACACTGAGGGTAGCTTCCTGCTTCAGAGGGTCGTTGACATTGCTGATGCTGCCGTCAGACACTGCTCCCTATTGGTAGAGGACGATGAGCAAAGAGCTGCCGTGACAACGTTCAGTGTGGAGACCGTGCTGTCCAACATTTTTCTG GTGCGATGCCGTGACTATGtggagctgctggctgagctCCATTTGCTGCCTGGCTTCCTGTTGGAGCACCCGAGGGTCCGCCTCCTGGTGATTGACAGTGTGGCATTTCCATTCCGGCAGCTATTCGATGAGCTCTCACAGAGGACACGCCTCCTCAATAGCCTTGCTCAGCAGCTCATCGCCATCGCAACGACCCACCATGTCGGTGTGGTGATCACCAACCAGATGACCACACGTGTGCGTGGCAGCCAGTCGCAGCTCGTTCCTGCCCTTGGGGAGAGCTGGGGACATGCTTCCTCTATCAGGCTCCTACTACATTGGCAAGGGTGTCAGCAACTGGCCACCATCCTTAAATCTCCGGGTCATATGGAGGCTGACATCCAATACCAGATCACCTCCGCAGGTTTCAGAGACACCAGCCAGTCGGAGCAACCGCAGAGCAAGAGGCCACGGACACACAGTGACCAATCAGCTGCCACCCAGAGAGACACCAGCTGCTGA
- the grm6a gene encoding glutamate receptor, metabotropic 6a, producing MTSSGSTPFALHPYVLLCTSCCQPPSGLRLLLSLCFWIYGPVVQVSTSHQHFHPHSIKIPGDITLGGLFPIHARGPHGLPCGELKKEKGIHRMEAMLYALDQINSDPELLPNITLGARILDTCSRDTYALEQSLTFVQALIQKDTSDIRCSNGEPPLIRKPERVVGVIGASASSVSIMVANILRLFEIPQVSYASTAPELSDNNRYDFFSRVVPPDSYQAQAMLDIVKALGWNYVSTLASEGNYGESGVDAFMQISREAGGVCIAQSVKIPREPTAGEFDKIIKRLMETSNARGVIIFANEDDIRRVLEAAKRANLTGHFLFVGSDSWGAKSSPITELEDVAEGAVTILPKRASIDGFDQYFMSRSLENNRRNIWFAEFWEDDFRCKLTRPGIKLDPDKKKCTGEERIGRDTPYEQEGKVQFVIDAVYAVAHALHNMHQDLCPSSFGVCSNMDPVEGRALLDYIRAVNFNGSAGTSVLFNENGDAPGRYDIFQFQMTNHSHPGYHVIGQWTNNLRLNLEEMQWSGGDQSVPDSICSFPCKSGERKKMVKGVPCCWHCELCDGYQYQLDEFTCETCPSDMRPAPNRTTCRPTPIIKLEWNSPWALVPASLALLGILATSAVVITFIRFNDTPIVRASGRELSYVLLTGIFLIYLITFLMIAEPGVVACAFRRLLLGLGMAITYSAMLTKTNRIYRIFEQGKRSVTPPKFISPTSQLIITFILISVQILGVFVWFAVVPPHTIIDYEELRPPNPDLARGILKCDMSDLSIICCLSYSIVLMVTCTVYAIKSRGVPETFNEAKPIGFTMYTTCIVWLAFVPIFFGTAQSTEKLFIQTATLTVSMSLSASVSLGMLYIPKVYVIIFHPEQNVQKRKRSFKAVVQAARVSQKSQNEKQNGETKIEPDRSQ from the exons ATGACATCCTCAGGCTCCACCCCCTTCGCCCTCCATCCTTATGTCTTGCTCTGCACCAGCTGCTGCCAGCCACCATCAGGGCTCCGCCTCCTGCTATCTCTCTGCTTCTGGATCTATGGACCAGTGGTCCAGGTGAGCACCTCCCATCAGCACTTCCACCCCCACTCCATAAAGATCCCAGGCGACATCACTCTGGGGGGACTGTTCCCCATCCATGCGCGTGGCCCCCATGGTCTGCCCTGTGGCGAGCTGAAAAAGGAGAAGGGCATCCACCGCATGGAGGCGATGTTATATGCTCTGGACCAGATCAACAGTGACCCCGAGCTTCTGCCCAACATCACCCTGGGGGCGCGTATCCTGGACACCTGCTCCAGAGACACCTACGCCTTGGAACAGTCACTCACCTTTGTCCAAGCCCTGATCCAGAAAGACACATCCGACATCCGCTGCTCTAACGGGGAGCCACCCCTCATCCGCAAACCTGAGAGGGTGGTAGGAGTCATTGGGGCGTCGGCCAGCTCCGTGTCCATCATGGTGGCCAACATCCTGCGCCTGTTCGAG ATCCCTCAGGTGAGCTATGCCTCCACAGCTCCAGAGCTCAGCGACAACAATCGGTACGACTTCTTTTCCCGGGTCGTTCCTCCAGACTCGTACCAGGCTCAGGCCATGCTGGACATTGTCAAAGCTCTGGGCTGGAACTACGTGTCCACACTGGCCTCAGAGGGAAACTATGGAGAGAGTGGAGTGGACGCCTTCATGCAGATCTCAAGAGAGGCTG GTGGGGTGTGCATCGCTCAGTCCGTGAAGATTCCTCGTGAGCCAACAGCAGGAGAGTTTGACAAGATCATCAAACGTCTGATGGAGACAAGTAACGCCCGAGGAGTGATCATCTTCGCCAACGAGGACGACAtcag GCGTGTCCTTGAGGCAGCAAAACGGGCTAATCTGAcgggtcacttcctgtttgttggGTCGGACAGCTGGGGTGCAAAAAGCTCACCAATCACAGAGCTGGAGGATGTCGCCGAGGGCGCCGTTACCATCCTGCCAAAACGGGCATCAATAGACG GCTTTGATCAATACTTCATGTCTCGTTCTCTGGAGAACAACCGAAGGAACATTTGGTTTGCTGAGTTCTGGGAGGATGACTTCAGGTGCAAACTGACTCGTCCTGGAATCAAACTGGACCCCGACAAAAAGAAATGTACAG GTGAAGAAAGGATCGGTCGGGACACACCCTATGAGCAGGAGGGGAAGGTTCAGTTTGTGATTGACGCGGTCTACGCCGTCGCCCACGCTTTGCACAACATGCATCAGGATCTGTGTCCCAGCAGTTTCGGAGTCTGCAGCAACATGGACCCCGTGGAGGGACGCGCACTGCTTGACTACATCAGAGCAGTCAACTTCAACG GAAGTGCTGGTACAAGTGTGTTGTTCAATGAGAATGGAGATGCACCTGGACGCTATGACATCTTCCAGTTCCAGATGACCAATCACAGCCATCCTGGATACCATGTCATTGGCCAATGGACCAATAACCTGCGACTTAAT cTGGAAGAGATGCAGTGGTCCGGGGGAGACCAATCTGTCCCTGACTCCATCTGCAGCTTTCCCTGTAAAtcaggagagaggaagaagatggtGAAGGGAGTTCCCTGCTGCTGGCATTGTGAG ctctgtgatgggTACCAGTACCAGCTGGATGAGTTCACATGTGAGACCTGTCCATCAGACATGCGCCCTGCCCCAAACAGAACCACCTGTCGTCCTACTCCAATCATCAAACTGGAGTGGAACTCTCCCTGGGCCCTCGTTCCTGCCTCCCTTGCCTTGCTTGGTATCCTAGCAACCAGTGCAGTGGTCATCACCTTCATCAGGTTCAATGACACGCCCATTGTAAGAGCATCAGGAAGGGAGCTGAGCTACGTACTACTGACCG GTATCTTCCTGATCTACCTGATCACCTTCCTGATGATCGCAGAGCCAGGTGTCGTGGCCTGTGCGTTCCGACGCCTTCTGCTGGGCCTTGGCATGGCCATTACCTACTCCGCCATGCTGACCAAAACAAACCGAATCTACCGCATCTTTGAACAGGGCAAGAGGTCCGTGACCCCGCCCAAATTCATCAGTCCCACCTCCCAACTTATTATCACCTTCATCCTCATCTCTGTCCAG ATCctcggtgtgtttgtgtggtttgcCGTCGTCCCTCCTCACACCATCATTGACTATGAGGAGCTCCGCCCCCCAAACCCTGACCTGGCCCGGGGCATCCTGAAGTGCGACATGtctgacctgtcaatcatctgctgcctgagctACAGTATCGTCCTCATG GTAACATGTACAGTGTACGCCATCAAGAGTCGTGGTGTTCCAGAGACATTTAATGAAGCAAAGCCAATTGGCTTTACCATGTACACAACCTGCATCGTCTGGCTTGCCTTTGTCCCGATCTTCTTTGGTACTGCACAGTCCACTGAGAAG CTGTTCATCCAGACAGCCACTCTGACTGTTTCCATGTCTCTCAGTGCGTCTGTGTCTCTTGGGATGCTCTACATACCCAAAGTCTACGTCATCATTTTCCATCCTGAGCAGAACGtccagaagaggaagagaagcttcaag gCTGTTGTCCAGGCTGCAAGAGTGTCTCAGAAATCTCAAAACGAGAAGCAGAATGGCGAGACAAAAATCGAACCTGACAGGTCGCAGTAA
- the tsr2 gene encoding pre-rRNA-processing protein TSR2 homolog has product MATTAGSRELFTDGVRAVLHNWPVLQIAVDNGFGGVYGQQKADWMVNVIQQYFHDNADLQQCEVEDFIAELMDQEFDTVVDDGSLPQVSLSLLQVFSQWQQGALQQLSCTINTHNKTQRAKVTAPPTESSEESDEEAQVMDCEDSSPSASRTHPPPPPPPPCQDEEDGWTVVRRKK; this is encoded by the exons ATGGCGACCACCGCAGGTTCACGTGAACTGTTCACGGACGGAGTGAGAGCGGTTCTTCACAACTGGCCCGTTCTGCAG ATCGCTGTGGACAATGGTTTTGGAGGCGTGTACGGGCAGCAGAAAGCTGATTGGATGGTTAATGTCATCCAGCAGTATTTCCATGACAATG ctgacctgcagcagtgtgaggtTGAGGACTTCATCGCTGAACTCATGGATCAGGAGTTTGATACAGTGGTGGATGATGGAAGTTTACCTCAG gtgtccctcagtctgctgcaggTGTTCAGTCAGtggcagcagggggcgctgcagcagctcagctgcaCCATCAACACTCACAACAAGACTCAGAGGGCAAAAGTCACAGCTCCACCCACAGAGAGCAGCGAGGAGAGCGACGAAGAGGCACAG gtGATGGACTGTGAAGACTCCAGTCCATCAGCAAGCAGgacacaccctcctcctcctcctcctcctccttgtcaggatgaagaggatggCTGGACAGTGGTCAGGAGGAagaagtga